The DNA region AAGGCCGAGCTTCGTGCCAAGGCGCATGCCATCCGGGCCAGCCTGTCTGCCGATCTTCGCGCGGAAGCCGCAGACGCCGTTGCCCTTCATTTCTTCGCCAGCTTTCCGCCCGCGCCCGACTGCGTAGTGGCCGCCTATTGGAGCATCCGAGACGAAGTCGATACTAATGCGCTGTTGCTAAGACTTATGGATGCCGGCACCACCGTGGTGCTGCCAGCCGTGACGAGCCCCGACGGTCCTCTGGACTTCCGGGTGTGGGAGCCTGGCGAGGCGCTCTACGAAGCGGGCTTTGGAACGCTGGCGCCGGCTCCGAGCGCCCCGCGTGCAGACCCCGATTGTGTTCTGATGCCGCTCCTGGGTTTTGATGCGCAGGGCACGCGGCTGGGATATGGCGGCGGCTACTACGACCGCACCATTGCCGATCTCGATCAAAAGCCGACCTTGGTCGGCATCGCCTTTTCCGCCCAGGAGTTTTCGTCCATTCCCCGCCAAGACCATGATG from Devosia sp. RR2S18 includes:
- a CDS encoding 5-formyltetrahydrofolate cyclo-ligase encodes the protein MADDTIEQTKAELRAKAHAIRASLSADLRAEAADAVALHFFASFPPAPDCVVAAYWSIRDEVDTNALLLRLMDAGTTVVLPAVTSPDGPLDFRVWEPGEALYEAGFGTLAPAPSAPRADPDCVLMPLLGFDAQGTRLGYGGGYYDRTIADLDQKPTLVGIAFSAQEFSSIPRQDHDVPLDAVITETGVHQFGGAA